The Aggregicoccus sp. 17bor-14 genome includes a region encoding these proteins:
- the uvrC gene encoding excinuclease ABC subunit UvrC translates to MDRKLEEKLEALPTEPGVYLMKDRRGTIVYVGKAVNLRSRVRSYFTRSGDTRVFVSLLDQLLGDIETVLVHNEKEALLLENELIKKHKPRFNVLLKDDKQYISLRLDKTHPYPRLEVVRRFQKDGARYFGPFSSASSIREMLRIINRYFQLRTCTDHALANRRRPCLLHQIGRCPAPCVYPVPEAEYQKSVDEVVLFLEGKATELVAGLKLRMRRAAGELKFEEAARIRDQLLAIERSLERQKIATDDFTDQDVFAFHREADRLLFYVLYVRQGRLTGGQAFPLGAQEFPDEELLESFVNLYYDQENFVPSEVLLPSMPENHAGLEALLTERKGERVRVMAPQRGQKHDLVRMAAKNAEQAFSERKRTKDETVAVLQRLQTRLGLKKLPLRMECFDISHFQGSAIVASQVAVTDGEADKSNYRRYKIKTLESQDDFASMYEVIGRRLKRGLKDGDLPDLLVIDGGKGQLASAHAAMKDAGVTDLDVVGLAKSRDLEVHDRDAESARSPERIFVLGRKDPVVLQQNSAELFMLTRMRDEAHRFAITFQQKLMRRRNFRSVLEDIPGVGEGRKKLLLRHFGSLKRVREAAIEELAEVVGPSVAERIHAALHGDAEEAEGQDEVREASLQDAGGESADAVSTAPPDGAAGAENSEEKRSEGSPAGGQ, encoded by the coding sequence ATGGACCGCAAGCTCGAGGAGAAGCTCGAAGCGCTCCCCACGGAGCCCGGCGTGTACCTGATGAAGGACCGCCGCGGCACCATCGTGTACGTGGGCAAGGCGGTGAACCTGCGCAGCCGCGTGCGCAGCTACTTCACCCGCTCGGGGGACACGCGCGTCTTCGTCTCGCTGCTGGATCAGCTGCTCGGCGACATCGAGACGGTGCTGGTGCACAACGAGAAGGAGGCGCTGCTCCTCGAGAACGAGCTGATCAAGAAGCACAAGCCGCGCTTCAACGTCCTGCTCAAGGACGACAAGCAGTACATCAGCTTGCGCCTGGACAAGACGCACCCCTACCCGCGGCTCGAGGTGGTGCGCCGCTTCCAGAAGGACGGCGCGCGCTACTTCGGCCCCTTCTCCAGCGCCTCGTCCATCCGCGAGATGCTGCGCATCATCAACCGCTACTTCCAGCTGCGCACCTGCACGGACCACGCGCTCGCGAACCGGCGCCGCCCCTGCCTGCTGCACCAGATCGGCCGCTGCCCCGCGCCGTGCGTGTACCCGGTGCCCGAGGCCGAGTACCAGAAGAGCGTGGACGAGGTGGTGCTCTTCCTCGAGGGCAAGGCGACGGAGCTCGTCGCGGGGCTGAAATTGCGCATGCGGCGCGCGGCCGGGGAGCTCAAGTTCGAGGAGGCGGCGCGCATCCGCGACCAGCTGCTCGCCATCGAGCGCAGCCTCGAGCGGCAGAAGATCGCCACCGACGACTTCACCGACCAGGACGTGTTCGCCTTCCACCGCGAGGCGGACCGGCTGCTCTTCTACGTCCTCTACGTGCGCCAGGGCCGGCTCACCGGCGGCCAGGCCTTCCCGCTCGGCGCGCAGGAGTTCCCGGACGAGGAGCTGCTCGAGAGCTTCGTGAACCTCTACTACGACCAGGAGAACTTCGTGCCCTCGGAGGTGCTCCTGCCCTCGATGCCGGAGAACCACGCGGGCCTCGAGGCGCTGCTCACCGAGCGCAAGGGCGAGCGCGTGCGGGTGATGGCGCCGCAGCGCGGGCAGAAGCACGACCTGGTGCGCATGGCGGCGAAGAACGCGGAGCAGGCCTTCAGCGAGCGCAAGCGCACGAAGGACGAGACCGTGGCGGTGCTGCAGCGGCTGCAGACGCGGCTCGGGCTCAAGAAGCTCCCGCTGCGCATGGAGTGCTTCGACATCAGCCACTTCCAGGGCTCGGCCATCGTGGCGAGCCAGGTGGCCGTGACGGACGGCGAGGCCGACAAGAGCAACTACCGCCGCTACAAGATCAAGACGCTCGAGAGCCAGGACGACTTCGCCAGCATGTACGAGGTCATCGGACGCAGGCTCAAGCGCGGCCTCAAGGACGGAGACCTCCCGGACCTGCTGGTCATCGACGGCGGCAAGGGCCAGCTCGCCAGCGCCCACGCGGCGATGAAGGACGCGGGCGTGACCGACCTGGACGTGGTGGGGCTCGCCAAGAGCCGCGACCTCGAGGTGCACGACCGCGACGCCGAGAGCGCGAGGAGCCCCGAGCGCATCTTCGTGCTCGGGCGCAAGGACCCGGTGGTGCTGCAGCAGAACAGCGCCGAGCTCTTCATGCTCACCCGCATGCGCGACGAGGCGCACCGCTTCGCCATCACCTTCCAGCAGAAGCTGATGCGAAGGCGCAACTTCCGCTCGGTGCTCGAGGACATCCCGGGCGTGGGCGAGGGGCGCAAGAAGCTCTTGCTGCGCCACTTCGGCAGCCTCAAGCGCGTGCGCGAGGCCGCCATCGAGGAGCTCGCCGAGGTGGTGGGCCCCAGCGTCGCGGAGCGCATCCACGCCGCGCTGCACGGCGACGCGGAGGAGGCGGAGGGCCAGGACGAGGTGCGCGAGGCCTCGCTGCAGGACGCGGGCGGAGAGAGCGCCGACGCCGTGTCCACTGCGCCGCCAGATGGAGCGGCCGGCGCAGAAAACAGCGAAGAAAAGCGCTCGGAAGGCTCGCCAGCAGGGGGGCAGTGA
- the uvrB gene encoding excinuclease ABC subunit UvrB, translating to MPDFKIVSDHKPQGDQPRAIGELTEGILRGDKHQTLLGVTGSGKTFTMANVIANVKRPTLLIAHNKTLAAQLYGEFKAVFPENAVEYFVSYFDYYQPEAYIPSSDTFIEKDSSVNDEIERMRHSATHSLRTRDDVLIVASVSCIYGLGNARSYVDLAITVPLGAELGRDTFMRQLVAAQYERNDLDFHRGTFRARGDTVEVFPIYEEERAVRISFFGDEVEKIIEFDPLRGTTLAALEKVVIFPASHYVTEESTRKRALTTIRDELQERLAEFKREGKLLEAQRLEQRTMFDLEMIEQVGYCNGIENYSRHFSGRQAGEAAPCLVDYFPRNMLVVIDESHQTVPQIGAMYRGDRSRKETLVGFGFRLPSALDNRPLKFNEFEELVPQAVYVSATPAEYELQKSKGVVVEQIIRPTGLIDPEVETRPAGNQVDDLLEEVRKRVAKGERVLVTTLTKRMAEDLTEYYTDVGVKVRYLHSDIGAIERTAIIRDLRRGEFDVLVGINLLREGLDIPEVSLVAILDADKEGFLRSHVSLIQTIGRAARNLHGHVLMYSDQMTDSMKKAIEETNRRRAVQKAYNEQHGITPRQVKSNILDLSAGLYDASPDALPLAAEGSPADLLSEKDIKRLIQEATDEMQKAADEMRFEEAAAARDRIVLLKDMDLGLKPPSRALLAAPVKQENTAGMAGRKKGGRSGSSSSRARAKR from the coding sequence ATGCCCGACTTCAAGATCGTCAGTGATCACAAGCCCCAGGGCGACCAGCCCCGGGCCATCGGCGAGCTCACGGAGGGCATCCTCCGCGGCGACAAGCACCAGACGCTGCTGGGCGTCACCGGCTCGGGCAAGACCTTCACCATGGCGAACGTCATCGCCAACGTGAAGCGGCCCACGCTGCTCATCGCGCACAACAAGACCCTGGCCGCGCAGCTGTACGGCGAGTTCAAGGCGGTGTTCCCCGAGAACGCCGTCGAGTACTTCGTCTCGTACTTCGACTACTACCAGCCCGAGGCCTACATCCCGTCGTCCGACACCTTCATCGAGAAGGACTCCTCGGTGAACGACGAGATCGAGCGCATGCGCCACTCGGCCACGCACTCGCTGCGCACCCGCGACGACGTGCTCATCGTGGCGAGCGTCAGCTGCATCTACGGCCTGGGCAACGCGCGCTCCTACGTGGACCTGGCCATCACCGTGCCGCTGGGGGCGGAGCTGGGGCGCGACACCTTCATGCGCCAGCTGGTGGCGGCGCAGTACGAGCGCAACGACCTGGACTTCCACCGCGGCACCTTCCGCGCCCGCGGCGACACGGTGGAGGTGTTCCCCATCTACGAGGAGGAGCGCGCCGTCCGCATCAGCTTCTTCGGCGACGAGGTGGAGAAGATCATCGAGTTCGACCCGCTGCGCGGCACCACGCTCGCGGCGCTCGAGAAGGTCGTCATCTTCCCCGCGAGCCACTACGTGACGGAGGAGAGCACCCGCAAGCGCGCGCTCACCACCATCCGCGACGAGCTGCAGGAGCGGCTCGCCGAGTTCAAGCGCGAGGGCAAGCTGCTGGAGGCGCAGCGGCTCGAGCAGCGCACCATGTTCGACCTCGAGATGATCGAGCAGGTGGGCTACTGCAACGGCATCGAGAACTACTCGCGCCACTTCTCGGGCCGCCAGGCGGGCGAGGCCGCGCCCTGCCTCGTGGACTACTTCCCGCGCAACATGCTGGTGGTCATCGACGAGAGCCACCAGACCGTCCCGCAGATCGGCGCGATGTACCGCGGCGACCGCAGCCGCAAGGAGACGCTGGTGGGCTTCGGCTTCCGCCTGCCCAGCGCGCTGGACAACCGCCCGCTCAAGTTCAACGAGTTCGAGGAGCTGGTGCCGCAGGCGGTCTACGTGTCCGCGACCCCGGCCGAGTACGAGCTGCAGAAGAGCAAGGGCGTGGTGGTGGAGCAGATCATCCGCCCCACCGGCCTCATCGACCCCGAGGTGGAGACGCGCCCCGCGGGCAACCAGGTGGACGACCTGCTCGAGGAGGTCCGCAAGCGCGTGGCCAAGGGCGAGCGCGTGCTGGTGACCACGCTCACCAAGCGCATGGCCGAGGATCTCACCGAGTACTACACCGACGTGGGCGTGAAGGTGCGCTACCTGCACTCGGACATCGGCGCCATCGAGCGCACCGCCATCATCCGCGACCTGCGCCGCGGCGAGTTCGACGTGCTCGTGGGCATCAACCTCCTGCGCGAGGGCCTGGACATCCCCGAGGTGAGCCTGGTGGCCATCCTCGATGCGGACAAGGAGGGCTTCCTGCGCAGCCACGTGAGCCTCATCCAGACCATCGGCCGCGCCGCGCGCAACCTGCACGGCCACGTGCTCATGTACTCGGACCAGATGACCGACTCGATGAAGAAGGCCATCGAGGAGACCAACCGCCGCCGCGCGGTGCAGAAGGCCTACAACGAGCAGCACGGCATCACCCCGCGCCAGGTGAAGAGCAACATCCTGGACCTCTCCGCCGGGCTCTACGACGCGAGCCCCGACGCGCTCCCGCTCGCGGCGGAAGGCAGCCCCGCGGACCTGCTCAGCGAGAAGGACATCAAGCGCCTCATCCAGGAGGCCACCGACGAGATGCAGAAGGCGGCGGACGAGATGCGCTTCGAGGAGGCGGCGGCCGCGCGCGACCGCATCGTGCTGCTCAAGGACATGGACCTGGGGCTCAAGCCGCCCAGCCGCGCGCTGCTCGCCGCGCCCGTGAAGCAGGAGAACACCGCCGGCATGGCGGGGCGCAAGAAGGGCGGGCGCAGCGGCAGCAGCTCCTCCAGGGCCCGGGCGAAGCGCTAG
- a CDS encoding M20/M25/M40 family metallo-hydrolase: MRSLAVAACLFVTPAVTATALAAEPLVTPAERSAAKTLDASALRAHVRFLSSDLLEGRGPATRGDKLAQSYIAAQLEALGLEPVPGPGIDGYLQPFDLVGVNGHPQTLEARAGSKRTELRFHDDFIAVAGEQKARSELADSELVFVGYGIVAPEYGWDDFKGADLKGKTLLIMNSDPEDDPALFAGKTRLWYGRWDYKYEQAAKAGAAGAIIIHTTPSAGYPWKVVQSSWTGEQFDLPAGQGPRLAVKAWTTEEATRKLVSLGGKDLDALRTAAQRRDFRPVPLGVSVSTAFTNTVSRRPTANVLARLPGSDPRLREEVVLYTAHHDHLGVNADAKPGEDAIYNGAVDNASGVAEMLAVARAFRALPKAPPRTIVFAAVAGEEQGLLGSQYLAEHLPMPSGRVAANINLDGANIWGRTTDVTAIGLGKSTLDGPLVALARLQGRTVKPDQMPDRGFFYRSDQFSFAKLGVPAAYFSSGQSFRGRPEGWGKQQREAWEEEHYHQPSDELRPDWDLSGAVEDMQLAFLLGAHLARQPQMPTWKPGDEFEAPRKKALEALKAAPQAPGATPSR, encoded by the coding sequence ATGCGCTCGCTCGCTGTCGCCGCCTGCCTCTTCGTCACCCCCGCCGTCACCGCCACCGCCCTCGCCGCCGAGCCGCTCGTCACGCCGGCCGAGCGCAGCGCCGCGAAGACGCTCGATGCGAGCGCGCTGCGCGCCCACGTGCGCTTCCTCTCCTCGGACCTGCTCGAGGGGCGCGGGCCCGCCACCCGCGGCGACAAGCTCGCCCAGAGCTACATCGCCGCGCAGCTCGAGGCGCTGGGGCTCGAGCCCGTGCCCGGGCCTGGCATCGACGGCTACCTGCAGCCCTTCGACCTGGTGGGGGTGAACGGCCACCCGCAGACGCTGGAGGCGCGCGCGGGGAGCAAGCGCACCGAGCTGCGCTTCCACGACGACTTCATCGCGGTGGCCGGCGAGCAGAAGGCGCGCTCCGAGCTCGCCGACTCCGAGCTCGTCTTCGTGGGCTACGGCATCGTGGCGCCCGAGTACGGCTGGGACGACTTCAAGGGCGCAGACCTCAAGGGCAAGACGCTGCTCATCATGAACAGCGACCCCGAGGACGACCCCGCGCTCTTCGCCGGCAAGACCCGCCTCTGGTACGGGCGCTGGGACTACAAGTACGAGCAGGCCGCGAAGGCGGGCGCCGCGGGCGCGATCATCATCCACACCACCCCGAGCGCGGGCTACCCGTGGAAGGTGGTGCAGAGCTCGTGGACGGGCGAGCAGTTCGACCTGCCGGCGGGGCAGGGGCCCCGGCTCGCGGTGAAGGCGTGGACCACCGAGGAGGCCACGCGCAAGCTCGTCTCGCTCGGCGGCAAGGACCTGGACGCGCTGCGCACCGCGGCGCAGCGGCGCGACTTCCGCCCGGTGCCGCTGGGCGTGAGCGTGTCCACCGCCTTCACCAACACCGTCTCGCGCCGCCCCACGGCCAACGTGCTCGCGCGCCTGCCGGGCAGTGACCCCCGCTTGCGCGAGGAGGTGGTGCTCTACACCGCGCACCACGATCACCTCGGGGTGAACGCGGACGCGAAGCCGGGCGAGGACGCCATCTACAACGGCGCGGTGGACAACGCCTCGGGCGTGGCCGAGATGCTCGCGGTCGCGCGCGCCTTCCGCGCCCTGCCCAAGGCGCCGCCGCGCACCATCGTCTTCGCCGCGGTGGCCGGCGAGGAGCAGGGCCTGCTGGGCAGCCAGTACCTCGCCGAGCACCTGCCCATGCCCAGCGGGCGCGTCGCGGCGAACATCAACCTGGACGGCGCCAACATCTGGGGCCGCACCACGGACGTGACCGCCATCGGCCTGGGCAAGAGCACCCTGGACGGGCCGCTCGTCGCGCTCGCCCGCCTGCAGGGCCGCACGGTGAAGCCGGACCAGATGCCCGACCGCGGCTTCTTCTACCGCTCGGACCAGTTCAGCTTCGCGAAGCTGGGCGTGCCGGCCGCCTACTTCAGCAGCGGGCAGAGCTTCCGCGGCCGCCCGGAGGGGTGGGGCAAGCAGCAGCGCGAGGCGTGGGAGGAGGAGCACTACCACCAGCCCTCCGACGAGCTGCGCCCGGACTGGGATCTCTCCGGCGCGGTGGAGGACATGCAGCTCGCCTTCCTGCTCGGCGCCCACCTCGCCCGCCAGCCGCAGATGCCCACCTGGAAGCCCGGCGACGAGTTCGAGGCCCCGCGCAAGAAGGCGCTCGAGGCCCTGAAGGCGGCCCCGCAGGCGCCCGGCGCGACCCCCTCGCGCTAG
- the cysS gene encoding cysteine--tRNA ligase → MAATSIKLFNTMTMQKEPLETLEPGAVGIYVCGPTVYSYIHIGNARTFTLFDVVVRYLRYRGLRVNYVRNCTDVDDRIIKTAMESGEEAVAVSARFIQAFVEDARRLKLLEPDVAPKVSDHLPEIVRIISVLVDKGVAYESQGDVYFSVSRYPAYAKLSKRNVDDLRAGARVDPGEQKREPLDFALWKAAKPGEVSWESPWGRGRPGWHIECSAMSEKYLSESFDIHGGGLDLIFPHHENEIAQSEAASGKRFARYWMHCGFLDLEGAKMSKSLGNVVHLRDALDRVDAEALRSFFVSTHYRSPLSFADKSLADAETRMEYFYETLRKVDERVGGKDFGKGALHGEPGRFLAEFEAAMDDDFNTAGALASLSGLFNLMNELCDRPPVKDKALVGRTLQALRADVGRIGGVLGLFGDAPAEWLLRRRERAVRERGIDVAEVERLIAARGAARAGKDFAEADRVRGALKALGVEIMDTPAGTTWKVAPA, encoded by the coding sequence GTGGCCGCGACGTCGATCAAGCTCTTCAACACGATGACGATGCAGAAGGAACCGCTCGAGACGCTCGAGCCCGGCGCCGTCGGCATCTACGTGTGCGGGCCGACGGTCTACAGCTACATCCACATCGGCAACGCGCGCACCTTCACGCTCTTCGACGTGGTGGTGCGCTACCTGCGCTACCGCGGGCTCCGGGTGAACTACGTGCGCAACTGCACGGACGTGGACGACCGCATCATCAAGACGGCGATGGAGTCGGGCGAGGAGGCCGTGGCGGTCTCCGCCCGCTTCATCCAGGCCTTCGTGGAGGACGCGCGCAGGCTCAAGCTGCTGGAACCGGACGTGGCCCCCAAGGTGAGCGACCACCTGCCGGAGATCGTCCGCATCATCTCGGTGCTGGTGGACAAGGGCGTGGCGTACGAGTCGCAGGGGGACGTGTACTTCTCCGTCAGCCGCTATCCCGCCTACGCGAAGCTCTCCAAGCGCAACGTGGACGACCTGCGCGCGGGCGCCCGCGTGGACCCGGGCGAGCAGAAGCGCGAGCCGCTCGACTTCGCGCTCTGGAAGGCGGCGAAGCCCGGCGAGGTCTCGTGGGAGAGCCCCTGGGGCCGCGGGCGTCCCGGCTGGCACATCGAGTGCTCGGCGATGAGCGAGAAGTACCTCTCCGAGAGCTTCGACATCCACGGCGGCGGGCTGGACCTCATCTTCCCGCACCACGAGAACGAGATCGCCCAGAGCGAGGCCGCGAGCGGCAAGCGCTTCGCGCGCTACTGGATGCACTGCGGCTTCCTCGACCTCGAGGGGGCCAAGATGTCCAAGAGCCTGGGCAACGTGGTGCACCTGCGCGACGCGCTCGACCGCGTGGACGCCGAGGCCCTGCGCTCCTTCTTCGTCTCCACGCACTACCGCAGCCCGCTCAGCTTCGCGGACAAGAGCCTCGCGGATGCAGAGACGCGCATGGAGTACTTCTACGAGACCCTGCGCAAGGTGGACGAGCGGGTGGGGGGCAAGGACTTCGGGAAGGGCGCGCTGCACGGCGAGCCGGGGCGCTTCCTCGCCGAGTTCGAGGCCGCCATGGACGACGACTTCAACACCGCGGGCGCGCTCGCCTCGCTCTCGGGGCTCTTCAACCTGATGAACGAGCTGTGCGACCGCCCGCCGGTGAAGGACAAGGCGCTGGTGGGCCGCACGCTGCAGGCGCTGCGCGCGGACGTGGGGCGCATCGGCGGCGTCCTGGGGCTGTTCGGAGACGCGCCGGCCGAGTGGCTGCTGCGCCGCCGCGAGCGCGCCGTGCGCGAGCGTGGCATCGACGTGGCCGAGGTCGAGCGGCTCATCGCGGCGCGCGGGGCGGCGCGCGCGGGCAAGGACTTCGCCGAGGCGGACCGCGTGCGCGGGGCGCTCAAGGCGCTGGGCGTGGAGATCATGGACACGCCCGCCGGCACCACGTGGAAGGTGGCTCCAGCCTGA
- a CDS encoding FHA domain-containing protein, with protein MAPPDPKRPPHPASPEDSQPLELGDAELPDAELPFEAGEVAPLQADDPRPQRVPQFPAGKRSRGRRSGRKDRELAARYEASRVPGTDEAGLPQRFLYVERGPGAGQLLPVEPGSLVIGRSSAAHLRLSHPSISRRHAELTRHGERFALRDLRSQNGTFVNRARVRGEVEIFCGDELRLGSAVLRLRGAGAPRRPAGQPAAPRASSPRRTLLGTASAALLLSLLVGAGLQLWRPPRRVPSAGAEAAVLARYQAGDLDAALALARDEGLEALTPPLAALRADWLGAERALREGAPEAAVAGLRSALVHDAALAHGVGPLARELRGRLSRALGAQGARALQRREWTAAREALGEALRLDPDNREAREALEGLPRP; from the coding sequence ATGGCCCCTCCGGACCCGAAGCGCCCGCCGCACCCCGCTTCGCCCGAGGACTCCCAGCCGCTGGAGCTCGGGGACGCCGAGCTCCCGGACGCCGAGCTCCCCTTCGAGGCCGGCGAGGTGGCGCCGCTGCAGGCAGATGACCCCCGGCCCCAGCGCGTCCCCCAGTTCCCGGCAGGCAAGCGCTCCCGGGGGCGGCGCAGCGGGCGCAAGGACCGCGAGCTCGCGGCGCGCTACGAGGCCTCCCGCGTCCCCGGCACGGACGAGGCCGGGCTGCCGCAGCGCTTCCTCTACGTGGAGCGCGGCCCCGGCGCAGGCCAGCTCCTGCCGGTGGAGCCGGGCTCGCTCGTCATCGGGCGCTCCTCCGCCGCGCACCTGCGCCTCTCGCACCCCTCCATCAGCCGCCGCCACGCCGAGCTCACCCGCCACGGCGAGCGCTTCGCGCTGCGCGACCTGCGCAGCCAGAACGGCACCTTCGTCAACCGCGCCCGCGTGCGCGGCGAGGTGGAGATCTTCTGCGGGGACGAGCTGCGCCTGGGCAGCGCGGTGCTCCGGCTGCGCGGCGCGGGCGCTCCACGCCGCCCCGCCGGCCAGCCCGCGGCGCCCCGCGCCTCCTCTCCGCGCCGCACCCTGCTCGGGACGGCCTCCGCCGCGCTGCTGCTCTCCCTGCTCGTGGGCGCGGGGCTTCAGCTCTGGCGCCCGCCGCGCCGCGTGCCCTCCGCGGGCGCCGAGGCCGCCGTGCTCGCCCGCTACCAGGCGGGAGACCTGGACGCGGCGCTCGCGCTCGCGCGCGACGAGGGGCTCGAGGCGCTCACGCCCCCGCTCGCCGCGCTGCGCGCCGACTGGCTCGGCGCCGAGCGGGCGCTGCGCGAGGGCGCTCCGGAGGCGGCCGTCGCCGGGCTGCGCAGCGCGCTGGTGCACGACGCGGCGCTCGCGCACGGCGTGGGGCCGCTCGCACGCGAGCTGCGCGGGCGGCTCTCGCGGGCACTCGGAGCGCAGGGCGCGCGCGCCCTGCAGCGCCGGGAGTGGACGGCGGCGCGCGAGGCGCTGGGCGAGGCGCTGCGCCTGGACCCGGACAACCGCGAGGCGCGCGAGGCGCTCGAGGGGCTGCCCCGCCCCTGA
- a CDS encoding CarD family transcriptional regulator → MQTSFKTGDKAVYPGQGVGEVMGIEHTEVAGQRQSFYVLRILENGMRIMIPINKVGSVGLREIISEEDVKQVYSILKEKDISVDSTTWNRRYREYMEKIKTGSVFEIAEVLRDLYLLKGDKDLSFGERKMLDTARSLLIKELSLAKECTEDEIEADLKRIFNIAA, encoded by the coding sequence GTGCAGACCAGCTTTAAGACGGGCGACAAGGCCGTGTACCCCGGCCAGGGCGTTGGCGAGGTGATGGGCATCGAGCACACCGAGGTGGCCGGTCAGCGCCAGTCCTTCTACGTCCTGCGGATCCTCGAGAACGGGATGCGGATCATGATCCCGATCAACAAGGTGGGCTCGGTGGGCCTGCGCGAGATCATCTCCGAGGAGGACGTGAAGCAGGTCTACTCCATCCTCAAGGAGAAGGACATCTCGGTGGACTCCACCACCTGGAACCGCCGCTACCGCGAGTACATGGAGAAGATCAAGACGGGCTCCGTCTTCGAGATCGCCGAGGTGCTGCGCGACCTCTACCTCCTCAAGGGCGACAAGGACCTGTCCTTCGGCGAGCGCAAGATGCTCGACACCGCCCGCTCGCTGCTCATCAAGGAGCTCTCGCTCGCCAAGGAGTGCACCGAGGACGAGATCGAGGCGGACCTGAAGCGCATCTTCAACATCGCCGCCTAG